The following are from one region of the Deltaproteobacteria bacterium genome:
- a CDS encoding Smr/MutS family protein: MSLTQGKFGESIDWGVIVSRLELLATSEPARSKLRMLSCLEDEADATRSFAQIENARSVLTMGERPFAESLDLFSTWQARLKRDGVLQPIELRDVRRFCTEIIALTEVIKPFENSWVNHLKTLLMNAALPLAAIDQLMSPNGEIRTDASEALNNLHREKTSQTKALHGTLDRLVKAHEMDPVVQEKFVTTREGRWVIPVKSGMQHAFPGIIHGASQSKQTVFMEPDDVVPLNNRLKQIDVEIEEEVERLLTQLSRFLKSRVLDFQTSSEALLEADLTFAKAKLAEILEANPVKFSEDTLDLRDVRHPVLLLKDTLKGGKVIPNTVKLSAGNRILLLSGPNAGGKTVLLKSVGLAAQMARCGLPICAEEGSTLPFFQGIHIAVGDDQSVDAALSTFAAHVTVLNQAACHRGPNELLLIDEICGSTDPEEGSALARSFLETYAANGVFGVVTSHLGPLKVGWSHDGGVINGSLEYNQNSGTPTYQFFMGIPGQSLALQTARRVGVAEKILNRALEHLSPEMKARQEHLKDLESLKEELNGLRRELFKEMQETKESKRKYLEMISLFKRDRDQWMERAIKKTERKIDEMLDFSQVQNIFQKHERLQEVKLKLPEIIKAPPPGSGNNRKKIDTLEEFEKVYPPGSKIFVPSIGGEGLVQGKANAKGEILVLANSMRISIPWSQLRPSQTVSNPTQGALRRASGVQVTLTDTERTIDIRGKSQDDAMALLEGQLDAAALNGENRIKIIHGHGTEVLKRAVRTHLSRSMYVKKWNAAGPETGGDGVTWAELKD, translated from the coding sequence CATTTGCTGAAAGCCTGGATCTTTTTTCGACTTGGCAGGCCCGACTTAAACGTGACGGAGTTTTACAACCCATCGAGCTTCGCGATGTCCGCCGGTTTTGTACGGAAATCATCGCGCTAACTGAAGTGATTAAACCTTTCGAAAACTCTTGGGTGAATCACCTAAAAACCCTATTGATGAACGCTGCTCTTCCGCTGGCCGCCATCGATCAACTGATGAGCCCAAACGGAGAAATTCGCACTGATGCAAGCGAAGCACTCAATAATCTCCACCGGGAAAAGACGAGCCAGACAAAGGCGCTTCACGGCACTCTCGATCGTCTTGTAAAGGCGCACGAAATGGATCCCGTGGTGCAAGAGAAGTTTGTCACGACTCGAGAGGGTCGTTGGGTAATCCCGGTAAAGTCTGGAATGCAGCATGCATTTCCAGGAATCATTCACGGCGCGAGCCAGTCAAAGCAAACCGTTTTTATGGAACCCGACGATGTGGTTCCACTCAATAATCGATTGAAGCAGATCGACGTCGAAATTGAAGAAGAAGTCGAACGTCTCTTAACGCAGCTTTCTCGTTTTCTAAAATCGCGAGTCCTTGATTTTCAAACCTCCAGTGAAGCGCTGCTTGAAGCTGATCTCACATTTGCCAAAGCAAAGCTTGCGGAAATTTTAGAGGCGAATCCCGTCAAATTTTCGGAAGACACATTAGACTTACGCGACGTCAGACACCCGGTTCTTCTTCTGAAAGATACTCTGAAAGGTGGGAAGGTCATTCCCAACACAGTGAAGCTTTCTGCAGGTAACCGGATCCTCTTACTTTCTGGACCGAATGCAGGTGGAAAGACCGTCCTGCTGAAGAGTGTGGGTTTAGCGGCTCAGATGGCCCGGTGCGGACTTCCGATTTGTGCTGAGGAAGGCTCGACGCTCCCCTTCTTTCAAGGGATTCACATCGCCGTTGGTGATGATCAAAGCGTCGACGCAGCCCTTTCAACGTTCGCTGCGCACGTCACCGTTTTGAACCAGGCGGCATGCCACCGAGGACCCAACGAATTACTATTGATCGACGAAATTTGCGGTTCGACAGATCCGGAAGAAGGGTCTGCATTAGCGCGAAGTTTTCTCGAAACCTATGCTGCCAATGGAGTCTTCGGTGTCGTTACCTCCCACTTGGGTCCATTGAAAGTCGGCTGGTCTCACGACGGCGGGGTGATAAATGGAAGCCTCGAGTACAATCAAAATTCAGGCACTCCGACTTACCAGTTTTTTATGGGGATTCCGGGCCAGAGCTTAGCGCTGCAAACAGCAAGGCGAGTTGGGGTCGCCGAAAAGATTTTGAACCGTGCCCTCGAGCACTTGAGTCCAGAAATGAAGGCGAGACAAGAGCACTTAAAAGATCTTGAATCGTTGAAAGAAGAGCTCAACGGGCTTCGTCGAGAACTATTCAAGGAAATGCAGGAAACGAAAGAATCTAAGCGCAAGTATCTTGAGATGATATCCTTGTTTAAGCGCGACCGTGATCAGTGGATGGAAAGAGCAATTAAAAAGACTGAACGCAAGATTGACGAGATGCTCGACTTTTCTCAAGTGCAGAATATTTTCCAGAAACACGAACGACTTCAAGAAGTGAAATTAAAACTTCCTGAAATTATCAAAGCTCCCCCGCCAGGCTCAGGCAACAACCGCAAGAAAATTGACACTCTGGAAGAGTTCGAAAAGGTGTATCCTCCGGGCTCGAAAATTTTTGTTCCATCGATTGGCGGAGAGGGTCTTGTTCAAGGTAAAGCCAATGCCAAAGGCGAAATCCTGGTTCTTGCAAATTCAATGAGAATCTCGATCCCGTGGTCGCAGCTTCGACCGTCGCAAACGGTTTCAAACCCGACACAAGGAGCCTTACGCCGCGCTTCTGGTGTTCAGGTGACTTTGACAGACACCGAAAGAACCATCGATATTCGCGGCAAATCTCAAGACGACGCTATGGCGCTTCTTGAAGGTCAGTTGGATGCAGCAGCCTTAAATGGTGAAAACAGAATCAAAATCATTCATGGCCACGGTACAGAAGTTTTGAAGCGCGCTGTCCGCACTCACCTGTCTAGGTCGATGTACGTGAAGAAGTGGAATGCAGCTGGCCCCGAGACCGGTGGAGACGGCGT